The segment AATGGAACGTTGGATTTTAACTCTTCAAGAGTATTCTTTACTACTTCGTCATCAATATGACCCTCAATATCTGTAAAGAAAATATAATCCCAAGCCTCTTTTTTAGATGGTCTTGATTCTATTTTAGTCATATTTATACCATTTCTATAAAATGGCTCTAAGGCTTTATATAACGCACCAACTTCGTTTTTTACAGAAAAAATAAACGTTGTTTTGTCATTTCCTGTTTTGCTTGGTATTTCATTACCAATGATTAAAAATCTTGTATAGTTATAAAGATGCTTATCTATCTTTCTTTCTAAAATGTATAATCCATAAACTTCTGCCGCTGATTCGCTGGCTATTGCTGCAGATTCATAATCATCTTTTGCCATTTCTGCAGCTTTTGCTGTACTTTCAACTTCTATAAGCTGAACATGTGGCATATTTTTTAGTATCCAATCTCTACATTCTGCTATTGCAAATTTATGACTGTAAATTCTTTGAATTTCATTAATGTTTGGATTTATACTCATTAGATGTAAAGAAATTTCTAAAATAACTTCACCTATGATTTTTAAATCATACTCTAAAAACATATCAAGAGTATAGTTAACAACCCCTTCTATTGTATTCTCTACCGGAACTACGCCAAAATCTGCTTTTTTCTTGACTATCTCTTCAAATACATCTTTTATTGTTGATACGGGTATATGCTCTACAGAATGTCCAAAGTATTTTAGGCTTGCTTGATGGGTAAACGTTGCCTTTGGTCCAAGATAAACGACTTTAATATTCTCTTCTATGCTTCTACAAGCTGAAATAATCTCTCTAAATATATGTTTTACAATATCCGTTGGAAGTGGTCCTTTGTTGAGTTTTTCTAATCTATCAAAAATTTCTTTCTCTCTGCTTGGAACAAAGATTGGAAGATTGTTTGCTTTTTTAATCTCTCCAACTTCTTTAGCTAAGGTTGCTCTTTTATTTATAAGCTCTAAAATCTGATTGTCTATACTATCAATTTCTTGTCTTAAAGCTTTTAGCTTTTCTTGATAATCCATTTATTTACTACTCCTGACTATATCATATAAAACATCGTAAATCTCTTTTCCCCCTGCAATTACATCTCCGGAGGATAAATCTTTCCCGCCTTCAAAATTTGAGTATATACCGCCTGCTTCTTGAATGAGTAATACACCTGCTGCTATATCCCAAATTGAAAGCTTCATCTCAAAAAATCCATCAAAAACACCCTCTGCTACTAACGCTAAATCAACCGCTGCAGCTCCGGGTCTTCTAACTCCAGAAAATGTAATCATTGCTTTTTTTAGCATATCAAGATAATTATCAAGCTCTGCTACATATCTAAATGGAAAGCCTGTTGACACAACTGCCTGCTCGATTGGTCTGTTGGATACTTTTATCTTTTCTCCGTTTAAATAGCTACCTGCTCCTTTTTCCGCCCAGTAAATTTTATCTAACATAGGAACGTAGATAACCCCAACTATTGGCTCATTGTTTTGAAGAAGTGCAACCGATACGGCAAAAATCTCAAAGCCACATATGTAGTTTTTTGTTCCATCTAATGGGTCAACCACCCAAGTAAATTCGCTTTCACCAAACTTTCCATCCTCTTCACCAAGAAAAGCATGGTCAGGAAAGTTTTTAAGTATGTGATTTCTTATCCTTTCTTCTGATAATTTATCAACATAGGTTACAAAATCTTTTATTCCTTTACTTTCTATATCAGATTTTTTTACTTTTTTAAAGTTTTCTTTTAAAATTCCCCCACCAATAAAAGCTGCCTCTTTTGCTACTTCTAAGAATCTACTCAAGTTCAGCTCCTTTTAATCTTAGTTTTATATGGAAGTGTTCCAAAATTTTTTGCAAGCTTAACTTTTCTCGTCATCCAAAGGACGTAAGTCCGAAGGATCCCCCTCTTTTAAAATAAGGAGATTCTTCGCCGGCTTCAGAATGACATATAAGATTATCCTTTCTCTCATGCTTTTCAGTTAACCTTTCACTGTTATCCAGAGGACGTAAGCCCGAGGGAACACATATTTATTACTTCTCACCCCCAAAATAGTCCAAACTTAACTTTTTCTTGTGATTGCCTCCAAGCAAGGTAGTTGTTTTCCTTCAAGAAGTTCTAAGAATGCACCGCCACCTGTCGATAGATAACTTATTTTATCTACTACACCAGCTTTATGGATTGCATAGTCTGTATCGCCACCGCCTGCGATTGACAACGCCGGTGATTCTGCTATTGCATGAGCAAGTTCAAAGGTTCCCATTTTGAATTTATCTATCTCAAACACACCCATAGGTCCGTTCCAAACTATAGTTTGTGCATCTTTTATGATTTCTTTTATTAAAACTACCGACGCATGTCCTATATCAAGACCAAGCCAGCCGGATGGTATTTCTTGCCATGCAACTTCAATAACCGGTGTTTGGTCAGAAATAGCCTGACCACAGATAAAGTCTACCGGTAGATAAAATTTAACGTCTTTTTCTTTAGCTTTTTCCATTATTTCTAATGCTTTATTAATCATTTCCTCTTCAACAAGAGATGAACCTACTTTATAGCCAAGAGCTTTTATAAAAGTAAAAGCCATTGCACCGCCGATAAATATTTTATCCACCTTGTCAAGCAAAAACTCTATTACTCCAAGCTTAGATGAAACCTTAGAACCTCCAAGAAATGCAACTACAGGTCTTTGTGGATTTAATAATGCTTTTTTAAAGTATTCTATTTCTTTCTCAAGCAAAAATCCCATTACAACAGGTTGGACGTAGTCTTTTATTCCATACATTGAAGCGTGTTTTCTATGACATGTTCCAAATGCATCTATTACATAAATTTCAGCAAGCTTTGCCAATGCTTTTGCAAATTCTGGGTCATTATTTTCCTCTTCTTTATGAAATCTTAAATTTTCCAGTAGAACTATTTCGCCTTCTTTCATATTTAAAACTGTTTTTTCTACGTCTTCACCTACACAATCAGGCAAAAATTTTACTTCTTTTCCTACCAATCTTTCCAATCTTTTAGCCACTGGGTATAAAGAATACTTAGGGTCTGGTTTTCCTTTTGGTCTTCCAAGATGGGATGCAAGAATTATTTTTGCATTTCTATCAAGAAGATAGTTTATAGTCGGAACAGTTTCTCTTATTCTTACATCATCTTCAATGTTTCCGTTTTCATCAATCGGCACGTTGTAATCAACTCTAACAAAGACTCTTTTTCCCGATACGTCAACATCTTTTAAAGTTAGGTAATTGTCAAACATTAAAAACCCTCCTTTATTAAAATTCCTCTTCGTTATCTCCTTCCATGCTGTCAAATAAAGTAAATCCTTCTATGTCAATTCCTTTTATCTTTAATGCAGTCTCTCTAAGTAATTCAAGATATGATGCGATTTCTCTGTAAGATTCAAGCATTGCAGACAGCTTTAACAACTGTTCCGGCGGTAGTTTTTTCTCATAAATCTTGATAGCCTTCTTTATAGCAGCTTTTGTGATAACTATCTCACCGGCTTTCTTTTGCCACTCACTCCAAAATTCGTTTGTTCCAAGAGGACTTTTGATAATAAATCTATCTAAATTTGTAATTTCTTGAGCCAAAAGCAATTCAAAATCTGTTGGTTTTTTCATCTTTCAACTCCTTTTAATCTATCCAGTAGTTTGGTGCTTCTTGAGTTATATAAACATCATGAGCATGACTTTCTCTTAAGCCTGCATTTGTTATTTTAATAAACTTGGTTTTTTCTTGTAGGTCTTTTATGGTTTTAGAACCGGTATATCCCATACCAGCCCTTAATCCTCCCACAAGCTGATAGACAACATCTGCAAGCGGTCCTTTAAATGGAATTCTTCCTTCGATACCTTCCGGAACAAATTTTTCAACGTTTTCTTGAGAGTATCTATCACTGCTAAATCTTGCTTTCATAGCACCAAGAGAACCCATTCCTCTATAAACTTTATAAGACCTTCCTTGATAGAAAATTCTCTCTCCTGGAGCTTCTTCTGTTCCTGCAAAAAGACTTCCAAGCATGACTGTATCAGCACCAGCAGCAATTGCCTTGACTATATCTCCAGAGTATCTGATACCACCATCTGCAATCAATGTTTTTCCATATTTTTTAGTAACTTCTGCACATTTAGAAATTGCTGTAATCTGAGGAACGCCTATTCCTGCAACTACCCTTGTTGTACAAATAGAACCCGGTCCTATTCCAACTTTTACTCCATCCGCACCGGCTTTGATTAAATCCTCTGCTGCTTCTGCTGTTGCTACGTTTCCACCGATAACATCAAGGTCTGGAAACTCTCCTTTAATTTTTTCAACGGTTTCTAAAACTCTAACAGAATGTCCGTGGGCAGTATCAACAACTATCACATCTACTTTTGCAGAAACCAAGGCTTTTACCCTTTCCATTGTATCCGGACCAACGCCAACAGCCGCACCAACCCTTAACCTACCCGCTGAATCTTTGCAAGCATTTGGATATTTTTTTCTTTTTACAATATCTTTAATTGTAATTAAACCTTTAAGCCTTCCTTCATCATCTACGACCGGAAGTTTTTCCACTTTATGCTTTTGAAGAATTTCTATAGCTTCATCTAAAGTAATACCTTCTTTTGCAGTTACTAAAGGAGGCTTTGTCATAAACTCATAGACCGGTTTTTCGTGATCTTTTTTATGAATAAATCTTAAATCTCTATTTGTTAAAATACCAACAAGCTTATTTTCATCATCTACAACAGGAACGCCGGATATTTTATAAATAGACATTATTTCAAGAGCTTCTTTGACTGATTGATTTGGTCTGATTGTTACCGGGTCTGTAATCATTCCACTTTCAGCTTTTTTTACTTTTTCAACCTCTCTCATCTGGTCTTCAATAGACATATTTCTATGGATAATTCCAATTCCGCCTTCCCTTGCTAAGGCTATAGCTAATCTATGTTCAGTAACAGTGTCCATTGCAGCCGATACTAACGGAATATTAACTTTTATGTTTGGTGTAAGATATGATGTAACATCTGTTTCATGGGGTAAAACATCCGATTTTTGCGGAAGCAATAAAACATCATCAAATGTTAGGGCTTCTTCTATTGGAAATGTAAGCAAGATAAAAAACCTCCTAAGGGTGATATAAATTAATATTTTAGCATAAAAATATGGTAAAATTTCTATTATTTTTCTTGATGGAGGAAGGATTAATTGGCAAAAGTAAAGGCTTTAAAATGTAAAGAGTGTGGAGCTGAGTATCCTGTGGAACCAATTCATGTATGTGAATTTTGTTTTGGTCCGCTGGAGATTGTATATGATTATGATGAGATAAAAAAGAATATATCAAGAGAGAAAATAGAAAAAGGTCCAAAGAGCCTATGGAGATATATTGATTTACTGCCGGTAGAAAATCCAACCGTTGGTCTATCTGCAGGATTTACACCACTTGTAAAAGCAGAAAATCTTGGTAAGCTTTTAGGATTAAACAATCTTTATATAAAAGATGACTCTGTTAACCATCCAACATTATCATTCAAAGATAGAGTTGTTGCGGTTGCTCTTTCAAAGGCAAAAGAGTTTGGTTTTGATACTGCTGCTTGTGCCTCTACAGGAAACCTTGCTAACTCTGTTGCAGCCCATGCAGCTTCTGCAGGAATGAAATGTTATGTATTCATACCGGCAAACTTAGAAACAAATAAAATCATTGGTAGCTTGGTTTTCAATCCTGTTGTTGTAGCAGTTGATGGAAATTATGACGATGTTAACAGACTTTCTTCTGAAATTGCAAACGAGTTTGGATGGGCATTTGTTAATATAAACGTTAGACCTTTTTATTCTGAAGGTTCAAAAACCTTAGCATTTGAAGTTGCAGAGCAACTTGGTTGGAAAATACCAAACGTAGTAGTCGCACCTCTTGCGTCAGGCTCTCTTTATACAAAAATTTGGAAAGGTTTTAACGAGCTGAAAGAAGTTGGTTTGGTAGAAGGAAATCTTCCAAGGATGCTTGGAGCACAAGCAGAAGGATGCAGTCCTATATACCAAGCATTTAAAGAAGGAAGAGATTTTATAAAACCTGTAAAACCAAATACAATAGCAAAATCTATAGCTATAGGAAACCCAGCTGACGGACCATATGCTGTTAAAGTAGCAAAGGAAAGTAAAGGTGATATCCAAATAGCAACAGACGAAGAAATCATAGAAGGCATCAAATTACTTGCAAAAACAGAAGGAATCTTTACAGAAACCGCCGGTGGTACAACAATCGCAGTATTGAAAAAGTATGTAGAGATGGGAATGATAGATAAGGACGAGGTAGTAGTTGCTTACATTACAGGAAATGGCTATAAAACAATGGAAGTTCTTGAAGGAAAGCTTGAAAAGCCTATACATATAAAACCAACATTGGCAGAGTTTAAAAGCAAAGTTATAGGTGGATAAAATGGCTTATACACTGCCAAGAAGTGTATATAACATATTAGAAGAGACTCTTGGAAGTAGAGAAAAGGCAGAAAAGTTTGCAGAAGCTTTTGAAAAGATTATAGAAGAAATTGACAAAAAAGCTGAAAAGGAAATTGTCGAAAAAAAAGAAATATTAAAAATAGAACTAAAAGAAGAGTTAAAAAATGAACTGGTAACTCGGGACCTGTTTGAAGAAAGGTTTAAAGTTATTAATGAAAGATTTAATTCAATTGATGAAAAATTTAAAGTGATTGATGAAAGATTTAAAGTAGTTGATGAGAAATTTAAGAGATTGGAATTGAAGCTAAATATTCTAATTATACTAGTTTTATTAGCTTTAACATTATTCAATCCGGCTTTTTTAAGTATTATTGAAAAATTATTAAAACTGTAAGGAGGTTTAGATAAATGGCAATAACTGTAAGAATACCAACAGCTTTAAGAAGGATCACTCAAGGGCAAGGAGAAGTTCAGATATCAGCTTCTACAATCGGAGAGTTGATAGAAAATTTAGAAAAAGAATTCCCGGGCATCAAAGAAAGACTTGTTGATGAAAACGGAGAAATTAGAAAGTTTGTTAACTTTTTTGTAAATGATGAAGATATAAGATTTTTACAAGGAAAGGATACACAATTAAAAGATGGAGATGTGGTAGCTATAATACCAGCAATAGCTGGAGGAAAATAATGAATTCGATGAAGCTAAAGCTCATCTATCCGGAGGAGAAAATAAAAGAACCACTTTTAAGTAAAGTTTGTAAAAATTTTAATATTGACATAAATATAAGAAAGGCAAACGTTCAAGAAAAGATGGGCTGGTTGGAACTTGAATTCATTGGAAACGATGAAGAAATAGAAAAAGCTATAAACTTCTTGGTCGAAAATGGCGTAGAAGTCCAACCAATAGAAGGTCAGGTTTTTATAGAATAATGAAGCCAAAGATTATAGCACTACTAGATATTGGAACATATTCAACGCGTATGTTAATAGTTGCTGTCCACTTTGATGGACGGTTTGATGAGATATTAAGCGTAGGAAGAATTACAGCACTTGGAAGAAAATTAAAAGAGACTGGCTATTTACAAAAAGAAGCGATGGAAGAGACTTTGGCTGTTTTAAAGGAGTATGTTCAGATAGCAAGCCAGTATAAACCGGAAAAAATATTGGCAGTGGCAACGCAAGCTTGTAGAGAATCAAAAAACGCAGATGAATTTATCTCAAACGTAAAAAAGCTTGGGATTGATGTAAGAGTTATTACAGGAGAAGAGGAAGCAAGATTAGCTTTTATAGCAACAGCAAAAGCTTTAAACATCGAGGGAAAATTTACAGTAATAGACCAAGGTGGCGGGAGTACTGAATTTTCCTATGGTGAAAAATCAAACCTAATAGCATCAATATCATTTCCATTTGGAATTGTAAACTTTACAGAAAAATATATAAAATCAGACCCACCAAAGCCAGAAGAGATTATGCAAATAAAAGACTTTCTAAAACAACAATTGCCTATAGCCTATGAGAAGATGAAAGATACAGAAATTTTAGTCGGGCTTGGTGGAACTATTACTACGGTTGTAGCCTTAGAGTACAACATCTATCCGTACGATTCTAAAAAAGTTCATGGTTCAAAACTTACATATGAAGCAATTACAAAATGGTTAAACAAACTTGCAAGTATGACAGTAAACCAAAGAAAAGCAATTCCTATGATAGAAGATAAAAGAGCCGAAGCTATAGTGCCGGGAATTGTTATATTTCAAACAGCTATGGAAGTTTTCCAAAAAGATGAGATTACAGTCAGCGAGTGGGGAGTAAGACACGGTTTACTATTGGAATTAATCCAAAATTAGTATAAATTATTTATATACCT is part of the Sulfurihydrogenibium sp. genome and harbors:
- the guaB gene encoding IMP dehydrogenase, with the protein product MLTFPIEEALTFDDVLLLPQKSDVLPHETDVTSYLTPNIKVNIPLVSAAMDTVTEHRLAIALAREGGIGIIHRNMSIEDQMREVEKVKKAESGMITDPVTIRPNQSVKEALEIMSIYKISGVPVVDDENKLVGILTNRDLRFIHKKDHEKPVYEFMTKPPLVTAKEGITLDEAIEILQKHKVEKLPVVDDEGRLKGLITIKDIVKRKKYPNACKDSAGRLRVGAAVGVGPDTMERVKALVSAKVDVIVVDTAHGHSVRVLETVEKIKGEFPDLDVIGGNVATAEAAEDLIKAGADGVKVGIGPGSICTTRVVAGIGVPQITAISKCAEVTKKYGKTLIADGGIRYSGDIVKAIAAGADTVMLGSLFAGTEEAPGERIFYQGRSYKVYRGMGSLGAMKARFSSDRYSQENVEKFVPEGIEGRIPFKGPLADVVYQLVGGLRAGMGYTGSKTIKDLQEKTKFIKITNAGLRESHAHDVYITQEAPNYWID
- a CDS encoding NIL domain-containing protein — its product is MNSMKLKLIYPEEKIKEPLLSKVCKNFNIDINIRKANVQEKMGWLELEFIGNDEEIEKAINFLVENGVEVQPIEGQVFIE
- the pheA gene encoding prephenate dehydratase encodes the protein MDYQEKLKALRQEIDSIDNQILELINKRATLAKEVGEIKKANNLPIFVPSREKEIFDRLEKLNKGPLPTDIVKHIFREIISACRSIEENIKVVYLGPKATFTHQASLKYFGHSVEHIPVSTIKDVFEEIVKKKADFGVVPVENTIEGVVNYTLDMFLEYDLKIIGEVILEISLHLMSINPNINEIQRIYSHKFAIAECRDWILKNMPHVQLIEVESTAKAAEMAKDDYESAAIASESAAEVYGLYILERKIDKHLYNYTRFLIIGNEIPSKTGNDKTTFIFSVKNEVGALYKALEPFYRNGINMTKIESRPSKKEAWDYIFFTDIEGHIDDEVVKNTLEELKSNVPFFKILGSYPKAVD
- a CDS encoding inositol monophosphatase family protein translates to MSRFLEVAKEAAFIGGGILKENFKKVKKSDIESKGIKDFVTYVDKLSEERIRNHILKNFPDHAFLGEEDGKFGESEFTWVVDPLDGTKNYICGFEIFAVSVALLQNNEPIVGVIYVPMLDKIYWAEKGAGSYLNGEKIKVSNRPIEQAVVSTGFPFRYVAELDNYLDMLKKAMITFSGVRRPGAAAVDLALVAEGVFDGFFEMKLSIWDIAAGVLLIQEAGGIYSNFEGGKDLSSGDVIAGGKEIYDVLYDIVRSSK
- a CDS encoding phosphoglycerate kinase → MFDNYLTLKDVDVSGKRVFVRVDYNVPIDENGNIEDDVRIRETVPTINYLLDRNAKIILASHLGRPKGKPDPKYSLYPVAKRLERLVGKEVKFLPDCVGEDVEKTVLNMKEGEIVLLENLRFHKEEENNDPEFAKALAKLAEIYVIDAFGTCHRKHASMYGIKDYVQPVVMGFLLEKEIEYFKKALLNPQRPVVAFLGGSKVSSKLGVIEFLLDKVDKIFIGGAMAFTFIKALGYKVGSSLVEEEMINKALEIMEKAKEKDVKFYLPVDFICGQAISDQTPVIEVAWQEIPSGWLGLDIGHASVVLIKEIIKDAQTIVWNGPMGVFEIDKFKMGTFELAHAIAESPALSIAGGGDTDYAIHKAGVVDKISYLSTGGGAFLELLEGKQLPCLEAITRKS
- a CDS encoding Ppx/GppA phosphatase family protein, which translates into the protein MKPKIIALLDIGTYSTRMLIVAVHFDGRFDEILSVGRITALGRKLKETGYLQKEAMEETLAVLKEYVQIASQYKPEKILAVATQACRESKNADEFISNVKKLGIDVRVITGEEEARLAFIATAKALNIEGKFTVIDQGGGSTEFSYGEKSNLIASISFPFGIVNFTEKYIKSDPPKPEEIMQIKDFLKQQLPIAYEKMKDTEILVGLGGTITTVVALEYNIYPYDSKKVHGSKLTYEAITKWLNKLASMTVNQRKAIPMIEDKRAEAIVPGIVIFQTAMEVFQKDEITVSEWGVRHGLLLELIQN
- the thrC gene encoding threonine synthase, producing MAKVKALKCKECGAEYPVEPIHVCEFCFGPLEIVYDYDEIKKNISREKIEKGPKSLWRYIDLLPVENPTVGLSAGFTPLVKAENLGKLLGLNNLYIKDDSVNHPTLSFKDRVVAVALSKAKEFGFDTAACASTGNLANSVAAHAASAGMKCYVFIPANLETNKIIGSLVFNPVVVAVDGNYDDVNRLSSEIANEFGWAFVNINVRPFYSEGSKTLAFEVAEQLGWKIPNVVVAPLASGSLYTKIWKGFNELKEVGLVEGNLPRMLGAQAEGCSPIYQAFKEGRDFIKPVKPNTIAKSIAIGNPADGPYAVKVAKESKGDIQIATDEEIIEGIKLLAKTEGIFTETAGGTTIAVLKKYVEMGMIDKDEVVVAYITGNGYKTMEVLEGKLEKPIHIKPTLAEFKSKVIGG
- a CDS encoding MoaD/ThiS family protein gives rise to the protein MAITVRIPTALRRITQGQGEVQISASTIGELIENLEKEFPGIKERLVDENGEIRKFVNFFVNDEDIRFLQGKDTQLKDGDVVAIIPAIAGGK